The window ataaataatcttccGAATTCCCATTTGCAGGTAAATCATCTTTGTCCCAACACCGCAACAAGGTTTTGTTTCAGAGCCACAGTGCCACCAACATGGCTCAAGTGAAGATCTTAGAGCAAAGTGAAGTTGGTCCACCACCATGCTCACTTCCCTCAACCACCCTTCCCCTCACTTTCTTCGATATTCCATGGTTCTACTGCCACCCCATCCAACGCATCTTCTTCTATGACTTTCCCCACCCCACACACCACTTTCTCCAAACAGCACTTCCCATTCTCAAACACTCTCTTTCCCTAACCCTCCAACACTTCTTCCCCTTCTCCTCCAATCTCATCGTTCCTCCACAGCAACCCCATCTCTCTCACATACGCTACCTTGATGGAGACTCTCTCTCCTTCACCGTTGCAGAGTCCACCGCAGACTTCACCCTCCTCACATCAGATTCACCACAAGACGTTCCAAATTGGCACCCTCTTGTTCCCGCGTTTCCTACCCCACGTGTTGACCAAGATGGCGCACGTGTGTTCCCTCTTATGGCCATTCAGGTTACAATTTTCCCAAAGTCTGGCTTCACCATATGTCTCACCTTCAACCACCTTGCCAGCGACGGCAAGTCACTTCACCATTTCATCAAGTTCTGGGCCTCTCTTTGCAAAGCAAAAGGAAACATGGCTTCCCTTCAAACCTCTTTGTCTCTTCCTTCTCATGAGAGGGACAAAGTTAAAGATCCAAAGGGGCTTAAGCTCATTTACTTTCAAGAACTTGAACATCCTGAGTCCAGAAACATGGAGTTTGCGGGGCTCGTGAGAGAAGTCTCCTCTAACAAGGTTCGCTTCACAGTTGCATTGAGTCGTGAACAAGTTGAGAAATTTAAGAAATGGGTCTCTCTTAAATGCGCCAGCTACACTTCTGATGAGACATTGCACATATCAACCTTTGTGGTGACATGCTCCTTAATTTGGGTTTGCATGATTAGGTTAGAGGAGAGCAAAGGCAATTATGTTGCACAAGATTATGCTGAATTCTGCCACTTGGTGTTTCTTGCAGATTGTCGTGGTCGTCCTGAGTTTTCATTACCTTCAACGTACTTTGGGAATTGTCTAACCACTTGTTTTGTGGCTATGAAGAGGAGTGAGATAGTGGGAGAAAATGGGATCATTGGGGTGGCAAAGGCTATTGAAAGGCAAATTAGAGATTTGAAGAGT of the Glycine max cultivar Williams 82 chromosome 13, Glycine_max_v4.0, whole genome shotgun sequence genome contains:
- the LOC100797294 gene encoding coumaroyl-CoA:anthocyanidin 3-O-glucoside-6''-O-coumaroyltransferase 1, whose translation is MAQVKILEQSEVGPPPCSLPSTTLPLTFFDIPWFYCHPIQRIFFYDFPHPTHHFLQTALPILKHSLSLTLQHFFPFSSNLIVPPQQPHLSHIRYLDGDSLSFTVAESTADFTLLTSDSPQDVPNWHPLVPAFPTPRVDQDGARVFPLMAIQVTIFPKSGFTICLTFNHLASDGKSLHHFIKFWASLCKAKGNMASLQTSLSLPSHERDKVKDPKGLKLIYFQELEHPESRNMEFAGLVREVSSNKVRFTVALSREQVEKFKKWVSLKCASYTSDETLHISTFVVTCSLIWVCMIRLEESKGNYVAQDYAEFCHLVFLADCRGRPEFSLPSTYFGNCLTTCFVAMKRSEIVGENGIIGVAKAIERQIRDLKSDALRNAERLMSYYRELGKPGKSVLVVAGSPKLGVYHTDFGWGKPKKSEAAHIESSGSISLSDCRDENGGIEVGLALERIQTNNFFNILEEQLNNINKF